GTGAGGGGCAACGACAGTAACGTCTTTACCGGCGGGTTAGGCTTTGCGCCCTTTAATACGGTCCATATCGATCTGACCGGCATTTACGGCGAAGACGAAACCTGGGGCGCCGGAGCGCAGTTCAGCGTGTCCTTCTGACGGGATCCGGAGGCGCTCTGCCTCCGGCGAAGTATGTGCTATAGTAGCGCCCCATTTTCACCAGATGCTTAAAACTTCGCCATGTCGTCAGAAAACTCGTCCATCTACCTAGCCCACCGTTTTTCCATCGCGCCGATGCTCGACTGGACAGACAGACATTGCCGCTACTTCCTGCGCCAGCTGTCGCGCCACACCCTGCTCTATACCGAGATGGTGACCACCGGGGCAATTATTCATGGCAAGGGCGACTATCTCGCCTACAGCGAAGAGGAACATCCGGTGGCGTTGCAGCTGGGCGGCAGCGATCCGGCCGCGCTGGCGCACTGCGCGAAGCTGGCAGAGGAGCGGGGTTACGACGAGATCAACCTCAACGTCGGCTGTCCTTCCGACCGCGTGCAGAACGGCATGTTTGGCGCCTGCCTGATGGGCAATGCGCAGCTGGTGGCCGACTGCGTGAAAGCGATGCGCGACGTGGTCTCCATTCCGGTGACGGTCAAAACCCGTATCGGCATCGACGACCAGGACAGCTACGAGTTTCTCTGTGATTTCATCGGCACGGTGGCCGGGAAGGGCGAGTGCGAGATGTTTATCATTCATGCCCGTAAAGCCTGGCTCTCTGGCCTGAGCCCGAAAGAGAACCGTGAGATCCCGCCTCTGGACTACCCCCGCGTCTATCAGCTGAAGCGCGATTTCCCGCAGCTGACGATGTCCATTAACGGCGGCATCAAGTCGCTGGAAGAGGCGAAAGCGCACCTGCAGCATATGGATGGCGTGATGGTGGGCCGTGAGGCGTACCAGAATCCGGGCGTGCTGGCGGCGGTGGACCGTGAAATCTTTGGTATGGATGTTGCCGATCGCGATCCGGTGGCGGTGGTACGGGCGATGTTCCCTTACATCGAGCGCGAGCTGAGCAACGGAACCTATCTGGGCCATATCACCCGCCATATGCTGGGCCTGTTCCAGGGTATACCGGGCGCGCGCCAGTGGCGACGTTACCTGAGTGAAAATGCCCATAAAGCGGGTGCCGATATCGAGGTGCTGGAGCAGGCGCTGCGTCTGGTGGCAGACAAGCGATAATTTTCACCAAAACTTCGTCAAATTCACCACGCCCGGCGCCGCATCGCCGGGCGTTTTGCTTTCATATCAATATCTTATTTTTGGCATGGATCTTGTAATGGTCATAGCAGCGTATCGTTGTGATGCATTTGGGGAGAGAGCCATGCTGGAACTACTTTTTGTGATTGGATTTTTTGTCATGCTGTTGGCAACCGGCGTCTCGCTGTTAGGGATCATTGCCGCACTGGTGGTCGCCACTGTGGTGATGTTTATCGGGGGATTATTTGCCCTGATGCTGAAACTGTTGCCGTGGCTACTGCTGGCAGTGGCGGTGGTGTGGGCGATACGGGCGATTAAATCGCCAAAACTCCCACGCTATCAGCGCAATAACCGTTTTCGTTACTAAGGTATTGAGCGGTTCGTCACATCCTTGCAACTTTTACGGCAGCATTCCTTAGAACAGAATAGGATTTAGTTATCGAATCTGTCACTATGACCGCCGTTAAAGAATTCATCGAGCTGTACCCTACATACAGCCGAACAAAAAAAGAAAAGAAAAGGGCTTCCCACGGGAAGCCCAATTTCTTATTAGGGGATCAGTAAACTCGACCCCTGTGTCGCCCGGCTCTCCAGCACTTCATGCGCACGTTGCGCATCGCTCAGCGGATACTTCTGCGCCTCTGCCACATCCACCTTTATCACCCCGCTGGCAATCAGCGAGAACAGCTCGTTGCTGGCCTCAACCAGTTCGTCGTGGTTGGTGATATAGCCCTGCAGCGAAGGGCGGGTGGCGAACAGCGAACCCTTCTGGTTCAGAATGCCCAGGTTCACCCCGGTCACCGGGCCGGAGGCGTTGCCGAAGCTGACCATCAGCCCGCGGCGTTGCAGACAGTCCAGCGAGGCTTCCCAGGTGTCTTTCCCCACCGAGTCATACACCACGCGCACCTTCTTGCCGCCGGTGATCTCTTTCACGCGTTCGACAATGCTCTCTTCGCGGTAGTTAATCACCTGCCAGGCACCCGCCTGCAGCGCCCGCTGGGCCTTTTGCGCATTGCCGACCGTACCGATCAGTTTTGCCCCCAGCGCTTTGGCCCACTGGCAGGCGATGAGGCCCACACCACCGGCGGCGGCGTGGAACAGGAACTGTTCGTCAGGTTTGATCTCATAGGTTTTGCGCAGCAGGTAGAAGACCGTCAGCCCCTTCAGGAAGGAAGCTGCTGCCTGCTCATACGAGATGGCGCCGGGGAGGATCGCGGCTTTGTCAGCCGGGACGTTGTGAACGGAGCTGTAGGCCCCGAGAGCCGATTGCGCATACACCACGCGATCGCCCTCTTTAATATGTTTTACCGCGCTGCCGACTTTAACCACCACGCCCGCCGCCTCGGTGCCCAGACCGCTTGGCAGAGCAGGGGGCGGATAGAGCCCGCTGCGGATGTAGGTGTCGATATAGTTAATACCAATGGCTTTGTTTTCGACCTGGATTTCGTTATCACCAGGCGCGGCAGGAGTGAACTCTACTGCCCTGAGAACGTCCGGGCCACCGTGCTTATGAAATTCAATACGCGTTGCCATGCTCCCTCCATTAGAATTAGAAAATATGGTAATCTTTCGACCCACTCTCTATCTCGGTAACTCCATTCACTATGGCAGGAAACAAACCCTTCAACAAACAGACTGAACCCCGTGAACGCGATCCGCAGTTAGCCGGGTTAAAGGTCCCGCCGCACTCGATTGAAGCGGAACAGTCGGTGTTGGGCGGTTTAATGCTGGATAATGAGCGCTGGGACGACGTCGCCGAGCGCGTGGTCACCGACGATTTCTATACCCGTCCGCACCGCCATATCTTTACCGAAATGGCGCGACTGCAGGAATCCGGCAGCCCCATCGACCTGATCACGCTCGCGGAATCGCTGGAGCGTCAGGGGCAACTGGAGTCAGTCGGCGGCTTTGCCTATCTGGCTGAACTGTCGAAAAACACGCCAAGTGCGGCGAACATCAGCGCCTATGCCGATATCGTGCGCGAACGTGCCGTCGTGCGCGACATGATCTCCGTTGCCAACGAAATCGCCGAAGCCGGTTTCGATCCCCAGGGCCGAAACAGCGACGAACTGCTCGACCTGGCCGAGTCCCGGGTGTTTAAAATCGCCGAAAGCCGCGCCAATAAGGACGAAGGGCCGAAGAACATCGCCGAAGTGCTGGACGCCACCGTCTCGCGTATCGAACAGTTGTTCCAGCAACCGCATGACGGCGTGACCGGGGTTAACACCGGCTATGACGATCTGAATAAAAAGACCGCGGGACTGCAGCCCTCGGATCTGATTATCGTCGCTGCGCGTCCATCGATGGGTAAAACGACATTTGCGATGAACCTCGTCGAAAACGCGGCGATGTTGCAGGATAAGCCGGTACTCATCTTTAGTCTGGAGATGCCCTCCGAGCAGATCATGATGCGTTCTCTGGCCTCGCTGTCGCGCGTGGACCAGACCCGGATCCGTACCGGCCAGCTGGACGACGAAGACTGGGCGCGGATCTCCGGCACCATGGGCATTCTGCTGGAAAAACGGAACATCTATATCGATGACTCCTCCGGCCTGACGCCAACGGAAGTGCGCTCCCGCGCGCGCCGTATTGCCCGTGAACATGGCGGCATCGGCCTTATCATGATCGACTACCTCCAGCTGATGCGCGTCCCGTCTCTCTCTGACAACCGTACGCTGGAGATCGCCGAAATCTCCCGCTCGCTGAAAGCGCTGGCGAAAGAGCTGCAGGTGCCGGTCGTGGCGCTGTCGCAGCTTAACCGCTCCCTGGAACAGCGCGCCGACAAGCGTCCGGTCAACTCCGACCTGCGTGAATCCGGCTCCATCGAGCAGGATGCCGACTTGATCATGTTCATCTACCGTGACGAGGTTTATCACGAGAACAGCGACCTGAAAGGTATCGCGGAAATTATTATCGGTAAGCAGCGTAACGGCCCAATCGGTACGGTGCGTCTGACCTTTAACGGACAGTGGTCGCGTTTCGACAACTATGCCGGTCCTCAATATGATGATGAGTAACTCTCCGTCATCCTTCACGTCCCTGCAACGCGAATGATTTTGGTGAGTCTTTTTATTAAGGAAATCAAATGCAAGCGGCAACAGTAGTTATTAACCGCCGCGCTCTGCGTCACAACCTGCAACGCCTGCGTGAACTGGCGCCCGCCAGCAAACTGGTTGCAGTCGTGAAAGCGAACGCTTACGGACACGGTCTCATCGAGACCGCGCGAACGCTCCCCGATGCCGACGCCTTTGGCGTCGCCCGTCTCGAAGAAGCCCTGCGCCTGCGCGAAGGGGGAATCACCCAGCCGATCCTGCTGCTCGAAGGCTTCTTCAATGCCGCCGATCTGCCGACCATTGCAGTGCAAAAGCTGCATACCGCCGTGCACAATAGGGAACAGCTCGAGGCGCTGGAAAACGCCGCGCTCAGCGAGCCCGTTACCGTGTGGATGAAGCTCGACACCGGCATGCACCGTCTGGGCGTGCGCCCGGAGCAGGCAGAGGCGTTTTATCAGCGCTTGAGCCAGTGCAAAAACGTTCGCCAGCCGGTCAATATCGTCAGCCATTTTGCCCGCGCCGATGAGCCCGAATGCGGTGCCACCGAGCAGCAGCTCGATATCTTCAACACCTTCTGCGAAGGCAAGCCAGGGAAGCGCTCTATCGCGGCATCCGGCGGCATTTTGCTCTGGCCGCAGTCCCATTTCGACTGGGCGCGTCCGGGCATTATTCTCTACGGCGTCTCGCCGCTGGAGGGTAAACCCTGGGGGCAAGATTTCGGTTTTCAGCCGGTGATGTCGCTCACCTCCAGCCTGATTGCGGTGCGCGAGCACAAAGCCGGGGAGCCGGTCGGCTACGGCGGAACCTGGATCAGCGAGCGCGACACCCGTCTGGGCGTGGTGGCGATGGGCTACGGCGACGGCTATCCCCGCGCGGCGCCATCCGGTACCCCGGTACTGGTGAATGGCCGTGAAGTTACGATTGTTGGGCGCGTGGCGATGGACATGATCTGCGTTGACCTCGGGCCAGAGGCGCAGGAGAAAGCGGGCGATCCGGTGACCCTGTGGGGCGAAGGTTTACCCGTCGAACGGATTGCAGAAATCACAAAAGTAAGTGCTTACGAACTTATCACGCGACTGACGTCGCGGGTCGCGATGCACTATCTCGACTGATGGCTATGTTCCCTCTCCCCTGTGGGGAGAGGGTCAGGCTGAGGGGAAACAGACCGCACCGCAGGTTCTGTCGCCCACACCCCATCTTCCTTAACATCCTCTCGATCTTCTGCCGCTTCCGGTTTATTGTTGAATTCCCTGCCTCATTATTATCCGGAGAACCATCGCGTGTTCCAGAAAGTCGACGCCTATGCTGGCGACCCCATCCTCTCCTTAATGGAGCGTTTCAAAGAAGATCCGCGCAGCGATAAAGTTAACCTCA
This DNA window, taken from Leclercia adecarboxylata, encodes the following:
- the pspG gene encoding envelope stress response protein PspG codes for the protein MLELLFVIGFFVMLLATGVSLLGIIAALVVATVVMFIGGLFALMLKLLPWLLLAVAVVWAIRAIKSPKLPRYQRNNRFRY
- a CDS encoding quinone oxidoreductase, which produces MATRIEFHKHGGPDVLRAVEFTPAAPGDNEIQVENKAIGINYIDTYIRSGLYPPPALPSGLGTEAAGVVVKVGSAVKHIKEGDRVVYAQSALGAYSSVHNVPADKAAILPGAISYEQAAASFLKGLTVFYLLRKTYEIKPDEQFLFHAAAGGVGLIACQWAKALGAKLIGTVGNAQKAQRALQAGAWQVINYREESIVERVKEITGGKKVRVVYDSVGKDTWEASLDCLQRRGLMVSFGNASGPVTGVNLGILNQKGSLFATRPSLQGYITNHDELVEASNELFSLIASGVIKVDVAEAQKYPLSDAQRAHEVLESRATQGSSLLIP
- the dnaB gene encoding replicative DNA helicase; the protein is MAGNKPFNKQTEPRERDPQLAGLKVPPHSIEAEQSVLGGLMLDNERWDDVAERVVTDDFYTRPHRHIFTEMARLQESGSPIDLITLAESLERQGQLESVGGFAYLAELSKNTPSAANISAYADIVRERAVVRDMISVANEIAEAGFDPQGRNSDELLDLAESRVFKIAESRANKDEGPKNIAEVLDATVSRIEQLFQQPHDGVTGVNTGYDDLNKKTAGLQPSDLIIVAARPSMGKTTFAMNLVENAAMLQDKPVLIFSLEMPSEQIMMRSLASLSRVDQTRIRTGQLDDEDWARISGTMGILLEKRNIYIDDSSGLTPTEVRSRARRIAREHGGIGLIMIDYLQLMRVPSLSDNRTLEIAEISRSLKALAKELQVPVVALSQLNRSLEQRADKRPVNSDLRESGSIEQDADLIMFIYRDEVYHENSDLKGIAEIIIGKQRNGPIGTVRLTFNGQWSRFDNYAGPQYDDE
- the alr gene encoding alanine racemase; its protein translation is MQAATVVINRRALRHNLQRLRELAPASKLVAVVKANAYGHGLIETARTLPDADAFGVARLEEALRLREGGITQPILLLEGFFNAADLPTIAVQKLHTAVHNREQLEALENAALSEPVTVWMKLDTGMHRLGVRPEQAEAFYQRLSQCKNVRQPVNIVSHFARADEPECGATEQQLDIFNTFCEGKPGKRSIAASGGILLWPQSHFDWARPGIILYGVSPLEGKPWGQDFGFQPVMSLTSSLIAVREHKAGEPVGYGGTWISERDTRLGVVAMGYGDGYPRAAPSGTPVLVNGREVTIVGRVAMDMICVDLGPEAQEKAGDPVTLWGEGLPVERIAEITKVSAYELITRLTSRVAMHYLD
- the dusA gene encoding tRNA dihydrouridine(20/20a) synthase DusA, with product MSSENSSIYLAHRFSIAPMLDWTDRHCRYFLRQLSRHTLLYTEMVTTGAIIHGKGDYLAYSEEEHPVALQLGGSDPAALAHCAKLAEERGYDEINLNVGCPSDRVQNGMFGACLMGNAQLVADCVKAMRDVVSIPVTVKTRIGIDDQDSYEFLCDFIGTVAGKGECEMFIIHARKAWLSGLSPKENREIPPLDYPRVYQLKRDFPQLTMSINGGIKSLEEAKAHLQHMDGVMVGREAYQNPGVLAAVDREIFGMDVADRDPVAVVRAMFPYIERELSNGTYLGHITRHMLGLFQGIPGARQWRRYLSENAHKAGADIEVLEQALRLVADKR